From one Acidibrevibacterium fodinaquatile genomic stretch:
- a CDS encoding carbohydrate porin — protein MAQASRAGRGGEYRRLAWLVLALVLVAPRMVRADSDMQPAVEEEVNANIPAEPDSFWTRKTMTGDWGGLRAWLSAQGVNINLNYTSDFLDNVQGGIKQGGVYEGLLLGQVDVDLAKLVGWQGARFHISAMSVEGEPEGRGLTNGYVGSLLTVSNIEAAPTEKIYTVWLQQVTDAGAVSLRLGVLGIDDEFMISQTSQLFLGNTFAGVTNDLPAGGATYPLAAPAVRLALKPLPQVTWMNAVFDGDPTGGNGSTFVDEQQPSDTLFSFSGGVFVISELDVATFALPSAPAAPLVVKFGSWYDSGTHFASLRYDSQGISLASPDSNGEPRNHVGDWGAYGVADWPLYRLHAGSDQGVSAFLRASVSPSDENLVDRFADGGIVEKGLIPARPADLFGVEFAYSHVSSAERDFDLAERTYVNPDYPLANYEFQLEETYQVQITKWWALQPDIQEYFHPGGNVVNPDGNLRKNALVMGMRLIASF, from the coding sequence ATGGCACAGGCATCTCGGGCGGGACGGGGCGGGGAGTATCGGCGCCTCGCGTGGTTGGTGCTCGCGCTCGTGTTGGTCGCCCCGCGTATGGTGCGGGCCGATAGCGATATGCAGCCGGCGGTCGAGGAGGAAGTCAACGCCAATATCCCGGCCGAGCCCGACAGTTTCTGGACCCGCAAGACAATGACCGGCGACTGGGGCGGGCTGCGGGCGTGGCTATCGGCTCAAGGGGTCAATATCAATCTGAATTATACCAGTGATTTCCTCGACAATGTGCAAGGCGGCATCAAACAGGGCGGGGTCTATGAGGGCCTGCTGCTCGGCCAGGTCGATGTCGATCTCGCAAAACTCGTCGGCTGGCAGGGCGCGCGTTTCCACATCTCGGCGATGAGCGTCGAGGGTGAGCCAGAGGGCCGTGGCCTGACCAATGGCTATGTCGGCAGCCTGCTCACTGTCTCCAATATCGAAGCGGCGCCGACGGAGAAAATCTACACCGTCTGGCTCCAGCAAGTTACCGATGCCGGGGCGGTTTCGCTCCGCCTCGGCGTGCTCGGCATCGACGACGAATTCATGATCAGCCAGACCTCACAGCTCTTTCTCGGCAACACGTTTGCTGGCGTCACCAATGATTTGCCAGCCGGCGGTGCGACCTATCCGCTGGCAGCGCCGGCGGTACGCTTGGCGTTGAAACCGCTGCCCCAAGTCACCTGGATGAATGCTGTGTTTGATGGCGATCCCACCGGCGGCAATGGCTCGACGTTCGTCGACGAGCAGCAGCCGAGCGACACCTTGTTCAGCTTCTCCGGCGGCGTCTTCGTGATTTCAGAGCTCGATGTCGCGACCTTCGCTTTGCCGAGCGCGCCGGCGGCGCCATTGGTGGTAAAATTCGGCAGCTGGTATGATAGCGGCACCCATTTCGCGAGCTTGCGCTATGATAGCCAGGGTATTTCGCTGGCCTCGCCCGACTCGAATGGCGAGCCGCGCAACCATGTTGGCGATTGGGGCGCGTATGGTGTCGCCGATTGGCCGCTCTATCGCCTGCACGCGGGGTCTGATCAAGGTGTTTCCGCGTTTCTCCGCGCCTCCGTCAGCCCCAGCGATGAGAACCTGGTCGATCGCTTCGCCGATGGCGGCATCGTGGAAAAAGGCCTCATCCCCGCGCGCCCGGCTGATCTCTTTGGCGTGGAATTCGCCTATTCGCATGTCAGCAGCGCCGAACGTGATTTCGATCTGGCCGAGCGCACCTATGTCAATCCCGATTACCCTCTCGCCAATTACGAGTTTCAGCTCGAGGAAACCTATCAAGTCCAGATCACCAAATGGTGGGCGCTGCAGCCCGATATTCAGGAATATTTCCATCCTGGCGGCAATGTCGTGAACCCCGATGGCAATTTGCGCAAAAACGCACTGGTGATGGGCATGCGCCTGATCGCCTCGTTCTGA
- a CDS encoding GntR family transcriptional regulator yields the protein MHLAPHPSLVEQAYDAILGEIADGTLAPNTHLVQEVLAERYGVSRQPIQQALLLLKNDGIVQDGRRGLIVAPLDMQMMRDRYQVRATLDALAARLAARRCAASPEIAAHTRRQGERILEVGFAAVAAGAIKAMIAHDVAFHAFVYDASGNPMIRPTAEIHWRFLRRVMGEVLRKSEPPISIWQQHRAILAAIAAGAAEDAEALILSHIESAAARLVADAPMGDEADTKRRAQSRR from the coding sequence ATGCACCTCGCCCCCCACCCGAGCCTGGTCGAACAGGCTTACGATGCCATCCTCGGCGAAATCGCCGACGGCACGCTCGCGCCCAATACCCACCTCGTCCAAGAGGTTCTGGCCGAGCGCTATGGCGTCTCCCGCCAGCCCATCCAGCAAGCCTTGCTGCTCCTCAAAAACGACGGGATCGTCCAAGACGGGCGGCGCGGGCTAATCGTCGCGCCGCTCGATATGCAGATGATGCGCGACCGCTATCAGGTCCGCGCGACCCTCGATGCGCTCGCGGCACGCCTTGCGGCACGGCGCTGCGCTGCCTCGCCAGAGATCGCGGCGCACACCAGGCGCCAAGGCGAGCGCATCCTGGAGGTGGGATTTGCCGCCGTCGCAGCTGGCGCGATCAAAGCGATGATCGCCCACGACGTCGCCTTTCACGCCTTCGTCTACGACGCCTCCGGCAACCCGATGATCCGCCCGACCGCCGAAATCCATTGGCGTTTCCTTCGCCGTGTGATGGGGGAAGTGCTGCGCAAATCAGAGCCGCCGATCAGCATCTGGCAACAGCATCGCGCGATCCTCGCAGCGATCGCCGCCGGCGCCGCGGAGGACGCCGAAGCCCTCATCCTGAGCCATATCGAGAGCGCGGCGGCGAGGCTCGTTGCCGATGCCCCGATGGGCGACGAGGCCGACACCAAGCGACGGGCCCAGTCGCGGCGTTGA
- a CDS encoding MFS transporter, with protein sequence MSQAASIAFDPAPLRSEGATYRKVTLRIVPFLFLCYLAAYLDRINVAFAKLQMLDDLKLSEQVYAFGASVFFIGYVLVEVPSNVVLHRVGARLWIARIMITWGLLSGAMIFVRTPLSFYIVRFLLGVAEAGFIPGVLLYLTYWYPARRRGRITAIFLTAIPMSSIFGGPLSGWILNVVSGAQGLRGWQWLFLIETIPSLILGVATLFYLDDRVASARWLDDKEKQIITRNVADEDAEKEDFSQLSAAFRTPRVWLLGLIYFGIVSGIYLNSFWVPTIIKETGIIDPLAIGLLTAIPYLAAVVAMIVVNASADRLRERRWHTLVPCLATALGFALTAWAGGHIMAAMIGLVFAVAGALSAQAAFWSLPASFLGGAAAAAGIALINSLGNLAGFTTNNIVGWLAALTHSNAASLYVFALVMALSGILVLAAPARFVNK encoded by the coding sequence ATGTCACAAGCCGCGAGCATCGCTTTCGACCCCGCGCCACTGCGCTCTGAGGGCGCAACGTACCGCAAAGTCACGCTCAGGATCGTGCCGTTCCTGTTTCTTTGCTATCTCGCCGCCTATCTCGACCGCATCAACGTCGCTTTCGCCAAGCTGCAAATGCTCGATGACCTAAAATTGAGCGAGCAGGTCTATGCTTTTGGCGCGAGTGTGTTTTTCATCGGCTATGTCCTCGTCGAGGTGCCGAGCAACGTTGTTCTGCACCGGGTGGGGGCGCGGCTCTGGATCGCGCGGATCATGATCACCTGGGGCCTGCTCTCGGGCGCCATGATTTTTGTCCGCACGCCGCTCAGTTTCTATATCGTCCGCTTCCTGCTCGGGGTCGCCGAGGCCGGCTTCATCCCTGGCGTCTTGCTCTATCTCACCTATTGGTATCCGGCGCGGCGGCGCGGGCGGATCACCGCGATTTTCCTCACCGCGATCCCGATGTCGAGCATCTTCGGCGGTCCCCTATCAGGCTGGATTTTGAACGTGGTGAGCGGCGCCCAAGGCCTTCGCGGCTGGCAATGGCTGTTTCTGATCGAGACCATCCCCTCGCTGATACTAGGTGTTGCGACCTTGTTCTATCTCGACGATCGGGTCGCCTCGGCACGATGGCTCGACGACAAAGAAAAGCAGATCATCACCCGCAATGTCGCGGACGAGGATGCCGAAAAAGAAGATTTTTCGCAATTATCGGCAGCCTTCCGCACCCCTCGGGTATGGCTCCTCGGCCTGATCTATTTTGGCATCGTGAGCGGTATTTATCTCAACAGCTTCTGGGTGCCGACGATCATCAAAGAGACCGGCATCATCGACCCGCTCGCGATCGGCTTGCTCACCGCGATCCCTTATCTCGCTGCGGTGGTGGCGATGATCGTCGTCAACGCCAGCGCCGATCGCCTGCGTGAGCGGCGTTGGCACACTCTGGTGCCATGCCTTGCGACCGCGCTCGGCTTTGCGCTGACCGCTTGGGCCGGTGGCCATATTATGGCCGCGATGATCGGGCTCGTGTTCGCGGTCGCTGGCGCCTTGAGCGCGCAAGCAGCGTTTTGGAGTTTGCCGGCATCGTTCCTTGGCGGCGCTGCCGCTGCCGCCGGCATCGCGCTCATCAACTCCCTCGGCAATCTCGCCGGGTTCACGACCAATAACATCGTCGGCTGGTTGGCCGCGCTGACGCACAGTAACGCGGCGAGCCTCTACGTCTTCGCGTTGGTGATGGCGCTGAGCGGGATCCTCGTCCTCGCCGCGCCGGCACGTTTTGTTAACAAATGA
- a CDS encoding class I adenylate-forming enzyme family protein, translating to MRQPLTIGEMLSVHARLFPDRIGARDLERAVTFQQWNQRARRLANALLGLGLAKGDRVAILAYNRLEWAEIYAATAKAGLIAVPINFRLSGPEIAYVVENAEAAALIVEDAFIGVVEEIRADLARAASTIIHIGKSTAAAGFHAYEALIAAAADGEPAQTVSPSDPWTLMYTSGTTGRPKGVVRSHQSAMLLSLVTDIELGLHRAERALLVMPMCHANSLNFFGAFTYCGAETAIYSRRSFDPEHCVRTLAESGATFTSLVPTHYIMMLGLSSATSLQWDLSRVAKLMISSAPARQDTKRAVMAMFRNSGLFELYGSSEAGWVTMLRPEEQFTKLGSVGRECVGAAPIKILDEAGREVPDGEAGELYSNNPHTFDCYWKLPEKTAEAFRGDYCTVGDMARRDEDGYIYLVDRKSNMIISGGENVYPSEVEAILGAHPAVRDVAVIGLPDEKWGERVHAVVIVHDGARVSEAELLAWCKDRLAGYKRPRSCSFLREEEMPRTATGKILHRVLKTKFPSNG from the coding sequence ATGAGGCAACCGCTGACCATCGGGGAGATGCTCTCCGTCCATGCCCGCTTGTTCCCCGATCGCATCGGCGCCCGCGATCTCGAGCGCGCGGTGACGTTCCAGCAATGGAACCAGCGTGCCCGCCGCCTCGCCAACGCCCTTCTCGGCTTGGGTCTCGCCAAAGGCGACCGCGTCGCCATCCTCGCCTATAATCGGCTCGAGTGGGCCGAAATCTACGCCGCCACCGCGAAAGCCGGCCTGATCGCCGTCCCGATCAATTTTCGCCTGAGCGGCCCCGAAATCGCCTATGTCGTGGAGAATGCCGAAGCCGCGGCGTTAATCGTCGAGGACGCCTTCATCGGCGTCGTGGAAGAGATCCGCGCGGATCTCGCACGCGCGGCGAGCACGATCATTCATATCGGCAAAAGCACCGCTGCGGCGGGATTTCACGCCTATGAGGCGCTAATCGCGGCCGCGGCGGACGGCGAGCCAGCGCAGACGGTCTCACCCAGCGATCCGTGGACGCTGATGTATACCTCGGGCACCACTGGCCGGCCTAAGGGCGTCGTCCGCAGCCACCAATCGGCGATGCTTTTGTCGCTGGTGACCGACATCGAACTTGGGCTGCACCGGGCGGAACGCGCGCTCCTCGTGATGCCGATGTGTCATGCCAATTCGCTCAATTTCTTCGGCGCCTTCACCTATTGCGGCGCCGAGACGGCGATTTATTCCCGTCGCAGCTTCGATCCCGAGCATTGCGTGCGCACCCTCGCCGAAAGCGGCGCGACCTTCACTTCGCTGGTGCCGACGCACTACATCATGATGCTCGGGCTTTCTTCGGCAACTTCCTTGCAATGGGATTTGAGCCGGGTTGCCAAGCTGATGATCTCGTCTGCCCCGGCCCGCCAGGACACCAAGCGGGCGGTCATGGCGATGTTTCGCAACTCGGGCCTTTTTGAGCTTTATGGCTCGAGCGAGGCGGGGTGGGTCACGATGCTGCGCCCGGAGGAACAATTCACCAAGCTCGGCTCGGTCGGGCGCGAATGCGTTGGTGCCGCGCCGATCAAGATTCTCGACGAGGCCGGCCGCGAGGTTCCCGACGGCGAGGCCGGCGAGCTTTATTCCAACAATCCGCATACGTTCGATTGCTATTGGAAACTGCCCGAAAAAACCGCCGAGGCGTTTCGCGGTGATTACTGCACGGTCGGCGACATGGCGCGGCGCGATGAAGATGGCTACATCTATCTCGTCGATCGCAAAAGCAACATGATCATCTCGGGCGGCGAAAACGTCTATCCTTCCGAGGTCGAGGCGATCCTCGGCGCCCACCCTGCGGTTCGTGATGTCGCGGTGATCGGCTTGCCGGATGAGAAATGGGGCGAGCGCGTGCATGCCGTTGTCATCGTCCATGACGGCGCCCGCGTGAGCGAGGCCGAGCTGCTCGCCTGGTGCAAGGACCGCCTCGCCGGCTACAAACGCCCCCGCTCATGCTCCTTCCTGCGCGAGGAGGAGATGCCGCGCACGGCGACGGGAAAAATCCTCCATCGCGTGCTCAAGACGAAATTTCCGAGCAATGGATAA